The region AGGTCGATCGTCGCCACGCGCGCGCCCTGGTAGGCGAGGGCCACGGCGACGTGGACCGCAGTTGTCGACTTGCCGGTGCCGCCCTTTTCGTTGGCGAAGACGATGCGATGCGGGCCAAGGGACGAGGCGCTGGACAAGGCTGGTAACTCACGTGGTTGATACGCTGCACGGGCTTGCGAGAGGCGTCCGCCGCCCGTATCGCCCGTGCCATCTGACTTAGTGGAGTGGCTGCCAAGGTGCAAACGATCAACCGGCTGGAAGACCTGCGCAATGCGGTCGACGCGCTCAAAATCGGGGGAAAAACCGTGGCGTTCGTCCCTACCATGGGCGCGTTGCACGAAGGCCATCTCACCCTGGTGCGCGAAGCCAAGGCACGCGCAAGCCACGTCGTCGCCTCGATTTTCGTCAATCCGCGCCAGTTCGGCCCGAACGAGGACCTCGATGCCTACCCGCGCCGGCTCGCCGCCGATGCCGCGCTGCTCGAAGCCGAAGGCGTCGCCGTGCTGTGGGCGCCCACGGTCGATCAGATGTACCCGCAAGGCTATGCCACCAACATCTCGGTTTCGGGCGTGAGCGAGGTTGCCTGCGGCGCCGCGCGGCCCGGCCATTTCGATGGCGTCGCCACCGTGGTGTGCAAGCTGTTCAACCAGGTCCGCCCGGACTTTGCGCTGTTCGGGGAAAAGGACTGGCAGCAGCTGGCGGTGATCCGCCGCATGGCGCGCGACCTCGATCTGACCCAGCCCCACGTCTCGAACATCATCGGCGTCGAAACCGTGCGCGAGCCAAGCGGCCTCGCCCTGAGCAGCCGCAACCAGTACCTGACCGAACAGGAGCGTGAACAGGCCGCAGGGCTATCTGCTGCCATGCGCCGCG is a window of Novosphingobium sp. THN1 DNA encoding:
- the panC gene encoding pantoate--beta-alanine ligase, whose amino-acid sequence is MQTINRLEDLRNAVDALKIGGKTVAFVPTMGALHEGHLTLVREAKARASHVVASIFVNPRQFGPNEDLDAYPRRLAADAALLEAEGVAVLWAPTVDQMYPQGYATNISVSGVSEVACGAARPGHFDGVATVVCKLFNQVRPDFALFGEKDWQQLAVIRRMARDLDLTQPHVSNIIGVETVREPSGLALSSRNQYLTEQEREQAAGLSAAMRRAIAAIEGGAPVPQALAALNAEVLAAGFTSIDYADLRDAATLEAIDSYAGQSARLLVAARIGAARLIDNMGVGQQ